In Streptomyces nodosus, one DNA window encodes the following:
- a CDS encoding agmatine deiminase family protein, which translates to MSTPAADGFRMPAEWTPHERTWMAWPGPNPTFDDPDDLAASRAAWASVARAVRRFEPVTVVCGPGQSTEARALLGEGVDTVERDLDDAWMRDIGPTFLTDGGGRLAAVDWTFNGWGAQDWARWEHDSKIAAFVSDLAGARTYASQLVNEGGGIHVDGEGTVLLTETVQLGPERNPHWTREQVEAEIHAHLGTRKAIWLPRGLTGDYPPYGYGTLGHVDIVAAFARPGVVVAHHQPDPAHPDHEVTREVIGILKSATDAQGRPLEVVEVPAPTVLEADGHWADYSYINHYLPNDGVVLCGFDDPRDETAAGIFRKLFPRRTVTLVDARTIFAGGGGIHCITQQQPRV; encoded by the coding sequence ATGAGCACCCCCGCCGCCGACGGCTTCCGTATGCCCGCCGAGTGGACCCCGCACGAGCGCACCTGGATGGCCTGGCCGGGCCCCAACCCGACCTTCGACGACCCGGACGACCTCGCCGCCTCCCGCGCGGCCTGGGCGTCGGTGGCCCGCGCGGTCCGCCGCTTCGAACCGGTCACCGTGGTCTGCGGCCCCGGACAGTCCACCGAGGCGCGGGCCCTGCTGGGCGAGGGCGTCGACACCGTGGAACGTGACCTGGACGACGCCTGGATGCGGGACATCGGCCCCACCTTCCTCACCGACGGCGGCGGCCGGCTCGCCGCCGTGGACTGGACGTTCAACGGCTGGGGAGCCCAGGACTGGGCCCGCTGGGAGCACGACTCCAAGATCGCCGCCTTTGTCTCGGACCTCGCCGGGGCGCGCACCTATGCCTCGCAGCTGGTCAACGAGGGCGGTGGGATCCATGTCGACGGCGAGGGGACCGTGCTGCTCACCGAGACCGTGCAGCTCGGCCCCGAGCGCAATCCGCACTGGACCAGGGAACAGGTCGAGGCGGAGATCCACGCCCATCTCGGCACCCGCAAGGCGATCTGGCTGCCGCGCGGGCTGACCGGCGACTACCCCCCGTACGGCTACGGCACCCTCGGCCATGTCGACATCGTCGCCGCCTTCGCCCGCCCCGGTGTGGTGGTCGCCCATCACCAGCCGGATCCGGCCCACCCCGACCACGAGGTGACCCGGGAGGTCATCGGGATCCTGAAGTCCGCCACCGACGCCCAGGGCCGGCCCCTGGAGGTCGTCGAGGTTCCCGCCCCTACGGTCCTGGAGGCCGACGGCCACTGGGCCGACTACTCCTACATCAACCACTACCTCCCCAACGACGGTGTGGTGCTGTGCGGCTTCGACGACCCCCGGGACGAGACCGCCGCCGGCATCTTCCGCAAGCTCTTCCCCCGGCGCACGGTCACCCTGGTCGACGCACGTACGATCTTTGCCGGTGGCGGGGGCATCCACTGCATCACCCAGCAGCAGCCCAGGGTCTGA
- a CDS encoding 3-isopropylmalate dehydrogenase codes for MSRSLNLAVIPGDGIGQEVVAQGLRILSAVLPQDVKLETKEYDFGARRYHATGETLTDADLEQLKRHDAILLGAIGDPSVPSGVLERGFLLRLRFAFDHHVNLRPSKLLPGVETPLAGQPEIDFVVVREGTEGPYTGNGGTIRPGTPHAVATEVSLNTAFGIERVVRDAYARAQARPRKKLALVHKNNVLVHAGHLWTDIFTKVGEEFPEVTTEYMHVDAATIHLVTRPERFDVIVTDNLFGDIITDLAAAISGGIGVAASGNINPSGEFPSMFEPVHGSAPDIAGQGKADPSATVLSVALLLRHLGHESEAARIEEAVSADLAERVGEPARTTEEIGDALVARVTG; via the coding sequence ATGTCTCGCAGCCTCAATCTCGCAGTGATCCCCGGTGACGGCATCGGCCAGGAGGTCGTGGCCCAGGGGCTCAGGATCCTCTCCGCCGTCCTTCCGCAGGATGTGAAGCTGGAGACCAAGGAGTACGACTTCGGCGCCCGGCGCTACCACGCCACCGGTGAGACCCTCACCGACGCCGACCTGGAGCAGCTCAAGCGGCACGACGCGATTCTGCTCGGCGCGATCGGCGACCCCTCGGTCCCGTCCGGCGTCCTGGAGCGCGGCTTTCTGCTCAGGCTCCGCTTCGCCTTCGACCACCATGTCAATCTGAGGCCCTCCAAGCTGCTCCCCGGTGTGGAGACCCCGCTCGCGGGCCAGCCCGAGATCGACTTCGTGGTGGTCCGCGAGGGTACCGAGGGCCCCTACACGGGCAACGGCGGCACCATCCGCCCCGGCACCCCGCACGCGGTCGCCACCGAGGTCTCGCTGAACACCGCCTTCGGCATCGAGCGCGTGGTGCGCGACGCCTACGCCCGTGCGCAGGCCCGCCCCCGCAAGAAGCTGGCCCTGGTCCACAAGAACAATGTGCTGGTGCACGCCGGCCATCTGTGGACGGACATCTTCACCAAGGTGGGCGAGGAGTTCCCCGAGGTCACCACCGAGTACATGCATGTGGACGCGGCGACGATCCATCTCGTCACCCGGCCCGAGCGCTTCGATGTGATCGTCACCGACAACCTCTTCGGTGACATCATCACCGACCTGGCCGCCGCGATCTCCGGCGGCATCGGGGTCGCCGCCTCCGGCAACATCAACCCCTCCGGCGAGTTCCCGTCGATGTTCGAGCCCGTACACGGCTCGGCGCCCGACATCGCGGGCCAGGGCAAGGCCGACCCCTCGGCCACCGTCCTGTCGGTCGCCCTGCTGCTGCGCCACCTCGGCCACGAGTCCGAGGCCGCCCGCATCGAGGAGGCCGTCTCCGCCGATCTCGCGGAGCGCGTGGGCGAGCCCGCCCGCACCACCGAGGAGATCGGCGACGCCCTCGTCGCACGCGTGACCGGCTGA
- the ureA gene encoding urease subunit gamma — MRLTPTERDRLLLFGAAELARARRGRGLRLNVPEATALIADTVCEAARDGARLAEAVERARAVLGPDDVLPGVADIVAEVQVEAVFEDGSRLAVVTDPIGGGLGEEAPGALLPGPQQPEPEEALRLTVTNTATVPVSVTSHFHFFEANPRLDFDRAEAYGMRLAVPAGSSVRFGPGESAEVGLVPIGGERIAIGFAGLVDGPLDAPGAKEEALRRAAACGYLGTPGAGREGDAR; from the coding sequence GTGAGACTCACCCCCACGGAACGCGACCGGCTGCTGCTCTTCGGGGCCGCCGAACTGGCCCGGGCCCGCAGGGGCCGCGGGCTCAGGCTCAATGTGCCGGAGGCCACCGCGCTGATCGCCGACACGGTGTGCGAGGCGGCCCGTGACGGCGCCCGGCTGGCCGAGGCCGTCGAGCGCGCCCGTGCGGTCCTCGGCCCGGACGACGTACTGCCGGGTGTCGCGGACATCGTCGCCGAGGTGCAGGTCGAGGCCGTCTTCGAGGACGGCTCGCGCCTGGCGGTCGTCACCGACCCCATCGGGGGCGGGCTGGGGGAGGAGGCGCCGGGCGCGCTGCTGCCGGGCCCGCAGCAGCCCGAACCGGAGGAGGCGCTCCGGCTGACGGTCACCAACACGGCGACCGTGCCGGTCTCCGTCACCTCCCACTTCCACTTCTTCGAGGCCAACCCACGGCTCGACTTCGACCGGGCCGAGGCCTACGGCATGCGGCTCGCCGTGCCCGCCGGCTCCTCGGTGCGGTTCGGGCCCGGCGAGAGCGCCGAGGTCGGCCTGGTGCCGATCGGCGGCGAGCGGATCGCGATCGGCTTCGCGGGCCTGGTCGACGGGCCGCTGGACGCCCCGGGGGCCAAGGAGGAGGCCCTGCGCCGGGCCGCCGCCTGCGGATATCTGGGAACCCCGGGCGCCGGGCGCGAAGGAGACGCACGATGA
- a CDS encoding urease subunit alpha translates to MNPYEYAATHGPRAGDRIRLGDSGLVVRIESDAQKYGDEFLAGFGKTARDGLHLKAASVRETCDVVISNVVVIDAVQGIRKVSIGIREGRIHAIGRAGNPDTLDGVDVVVGTGTSIVSGEGLIATAGAVDTHVHLLSPRIMEASLASGVTTIIGQEFGPVWGVGVNSPWALRHAFRAFDAWPVNIGFLGRGSSSDPAPLVEALAEGGASGFKVHEDMGAHTRALDTALRVAEEHDVQVALHSDGLNECLSVEDTLRVLEGRTIHAFHIEGCGGGHVPNVLKMAGVPNVIGSSTNPTLPFGRDAVAEHYGMIVSVHDLKTDLPGDAAMARDRIRAGTMGAEDVLHDLGAIGITSSDAQGMGRAGETVRRTFAMAGKMKAELGPLEGDGEGDDNARVLRYIAKLTVNPAIAHGLAHEVGSIETGKLADIVLWRPEYFGAKPQLVLKAGFPAYGVVGDPNAATDTSEPLVLGPQFGAHGATAAELSVAFVARAALDQGGDRMPTRRRRVAVRGTRGIGPADLRLNSRTGTVDVDRRTGLVTLDGDPVRSAPADSVSLNRLYFL, encoded by the coding sequence ATGAACCCGTACGAGTACGCCGCCACCCACGGCCCCCGCGCCGGAGACCGCATACGGCTCGGCGACTCCGGACTGGTGGTGCGGATCGAGTCCGACGCACAGAAGTACGGCGACGAGTTCCTCGCCGGCTTCGGCAAGACCGCCCGTGACGGGCTGCACCTCAAGGCCGCGTCCGTGCGGGAGACCTGCGACGTCGTCATCAGCAACGTGGTCGTGATCGACGCGGTGCAGGGCATCCGCAAGGTCTCGATCGGCATCCGGGAGGGCCGGATCCACGCCATCGGGCGCGCCGGGAACCCCGACACCCTCGACGGGGTCGACGTGGTGGTCGGCACGGGGACGTCGATCGTGTCCGGCGAGGGGCTGATCGCCACCGCAGGGGCGGTCGACACCCATGTCCATCTGCTGTCGCCGCGCATCATGGAGGCCTCCCTCGCCTCCGGGGTGACCACGATCATCGGCCAGGAGTTCGGCCCGGTGTGGGGCGTCGGCGTCAACTCGCCCTGGGCGTTGCGGCACGCGTTCCGGGCCTTCGACGCCTGGCCCGTCAACATCGGCTTTCTGGGCCGGGGCTCCTCCTCCGATCCCGCGCCCCTGGTCGAGGCGCTGGCGGAGGGCGGCGCCTCGGGCTTCAAGGTGCACGAGGACATGGGCGCCCACACCCGGGCCCTGGACACGGCGCTGCGGGTCGCCGAGGAGCACGACGTCCAGGTCGCGCTGCACAGCGACGGGCTGAACGAGTGCCTGTCGGTGGAGGACACCCTGCGCGTCCTCGAGGGCCGGACCATCCACGCCTTCCATATCGAGGGCTGCGGCGGCGGCCATGTGCCCAACGTCCTGAAGATGGCCGGTGTACCGAACGTCATCGGCTCCTCCACCAACCCCACCCTGCCCTTCGGCCGGGACGCCGTCGCCGAGCACTACGGCATGATCGTCTCGGTCCATGACCTCAAGACCGACCTGCCGGGCGACGCCGCCATGGCCCGGGACCGGATCCGCGCCGGGACCATGGGCGCCGAGGATGTGCTGCACGACCTGGGGGCCATCGGGATCACCTCGTCCGACGCCCAGGGCATGGGCCGCGCGGGCGAGACCGTGCGCCGCACCTTCGCGATGGCCGGGAAGATGAAGGCCGAACTCGGCCCCCTGGAGGGCGACGGCGAGGGCGACGACAACGCCCGGGTGCTGCGCTATATCGCCAAACTGACCGTCAACCCGGCCATCGCGCACGGGCTCGCCCATGAGGTGGGGTCCATCGAGACCGGCAAGCTGGCCGACATCGTGCTGTGGCGGCCGGAGTACTTCGGGGCCAAGCCGCAGCTCGTCCTCAAGGCCGGCTTCCCCGCGTACGGGGTGGTCGGCGACCCGAACGCGGCCACCGACACCAGCGAGCCCCTGGTGCTCGGCCCCCAGTTCGGTGCCCATGGCGCCACGGCCGCCGAGCTCTCCGTCGCCTTTGTCGCCCGGGCGGCCCTGGACCAGGGCGGGGACCGGATGCCGACCCGGCGCCGCCGGGTGGCGGTCCGCGGCACCCGGGGCATCGGCCCGGCCGATCTGCGCCTCAACTCCCGTACCGGAACGGTGGACGTCGACCGGCGCACCGGCCTGGTCACCCTCGACGGCGACCCGGTCCGCTCCGCGCCCGCCGACTCGGTCTCCCTCAACCGTCTGTACTTCCTGTGA
- a CDS encoding branched-chain amino acid aminotransferase, with product MTTPTIELKPSANPLSDAERNAILANPGFGRHFTDHMVTIKWTEGRGWHDGQLVPYGPLSLDPANMTLHYAQEIFEGLKAYRRPDGSVAVFRPEMNARRFQRSARRLAMPELPVESFVEACDALVRQDIAWVPAHGGEESLYLRPFMIASEVGLGVRPANEYLFLVIASPAGAYFAGGVKPVSIWVSEDRVRAVPGGMGDAKTGGNYAASLLAQAEAAAKGCDQVCYLDAVEHTWVEELGGMNLYFVYGNKIVTPSLTGSILEGVTRDSLLTVARELGYEAEEGRVSIDQWQTDSENGTLTEVFACGTAAVITPVGTVKRAGAEWKQSDGEPGEVTVKLREALLDLQRGTREDTHGWMHRVG from the coding sequence ATGACGACGCCCACGATCGAGCTGAAGCCCTCCGCCAACCCGCTCTCCGACGCGGAGCGGAACGCGATCCTGGCCAACCCCGGGTTCGGCCGCCACTTCACCGACCACATGGTGACGATCAAGTGGACCGAGGGCCGCGGCTGGCACGACGGACAGCTCGTCCCCTACGGCCCGCTCTCCCTCGACCCCGCGAACATGACGCTGCACTATGCGCAGGAGATCTTCGAGGGGCTCAAGGCGTACCGCCGGCCCGACGGCTCGGTCGCCGTCTTCCGCCCGGAGATGAACGCCCGCCGCTTCCAGCGCTCCGCCCGGCGCCTGGCCATGCCCGAGCTGCCGGTCGAGAGCTTCGTCGAGGCCTGTGACGCCCTCGTCCGCCAGGACATCGCCTGGGTGCCGGCGCACGGCGGCGAGGAGTCCCTCTATCTGCGCCCGTTCATGATCGCCAGCGAGGTCGGCCTCGGGGTGCGGCCGGCCAACGAGTACCTCTTCCTGGTCATCGCCTCCCCGGCCGGCGCCTACTTCGCGGGCGGCGTGAAGCCGGTCTCCATCTGGGTGTCGGAGGACCGGGTGCGCGCCGTCCCCGGCGGCATGGGCGACGCCAAGACCGGCGGCAACTACGCGGCCTCCCTGCTGGCCCAGGCCGAGGCCGCGGCCAAGGGCTGTGACCAGGTCTGCTATCTCGACGCAGTGGAGCACACCTGGGTCGAGGAGCTCGGCGGCATGAACCTGTACTTCGTGTACGGGAACAAGATCGTCACACCGTCGCTGACCGGCTCCATCCTGGAGGGCGTCACCCGTGACTCCCTGCTGACCGTCGCCCGTGAACTCGGCTACGAGGCCGAGGAGGGCCGAGTCTCCATCGACCAGTGGCAGACCGACTCCGAGAACGGCACCCTCACCGAGGTCTTCGCCTGCGGCACCGCCGCCGTCATCACCCCGGTCGGCACGGTCAAGCGCGCCGGCGCCGAGTGGAAGCAGTCGGACGGCGAGCCGGGCGAGGTCACCGTCAAGCTCCGCGAGGCCCTGCTGGACCTCCAGCGCGGCACCCGCGAGGACACCCACGGCTGGATGCACCGGGTCGGCTAG
- the pruA gene encoding L-glutamate gamma-semialdehyde dehydrogenase produces MDAVTQVPTPVNEPVHGYAPGSPERVRLEAKLKELAENPVDLPCTIGGEKRMGGGEAFQVVQPHNHKSVLGTYRNATRQDAQDAVDAALAAAPAWRAMSFDDRAAIILRAAELLAGPWRETIAASTMLGQSKTAQQAEIDSPCELVDFWRFNVHYARQVLAEQPPANSPGVWNRLDHRPLEGFVYAITPFNFSAIAANLPTAPALMGNVVVWKPSPTQTHAAVLLMQLLEEAGLPKGVINLVTGDGIAVSEVALEHRDLAGIHFTGSTKTFQYLWKTVGNNIEKYRSYPRLVGETGGKDFVVAHPSADRAVLKTALTRGSFEYQGQKCSASSRAYIPASIWNSGFKEEFAAEVDGLTMGDVTDLSNFIGAVIDDRSFAKNKAAIDRARQDPSCTIVAGGTYDDSVGYFVRPTVIECTDPENEVFRTEYFGPILAVYVYDDSSAEKYDEMLTQMESVSDYALTGAVIANDRAAAAHTMEKLRYAAGNFYINDKSTGAVVGQQPFGGGRASGTNDKAGAPQNLLRWTLARAIKESLVSPTDYGYPHMG; encoded by the coding sequence ATGGACGCTGTGACCCAGGTCCCCACCCCCGTCAATGAGCCGGTGCACGGCTACGCCCCCGGTTCGCCCGAGCGCGTCCGGCTGGAGGCCAAGCTCAAGGAGCTGGCCGAGAACCCGGTCGACCTGCCCTGCACCATCGGTGGTGAGAAGCGCATGGGCGGCGGCGAGGCCTTCCAGGTCGTCCAGCCGCACAACCACAAGTCCGTCCTCGGCACCTACCGCAACGCCACCCGGCAGGACGCGCAGGACGCCGTCGACGCCGCGCTGGCCGCCGCGCCCGCCTGGCGCGCGATGTCCTTCGACGACCGCGCCGCGATCATCCTGCGCGCCGCCGAGCTGCTGGCCGGCCCCTGGCGCGAGACCATCGCCGCCTCCACCATGCTCGGCCAGTCCAAGACCGCCCAGCAGGCCGAGATCGACAGCCCCTGCGAGCTGGTGGACTTCTGGCGCTTCAACGTCCACTACGCCCGCCAGGTCCTGGCCGAGCAGCCCCCGGCCAACTCCCCGGGCGTCTGGAACCGCCTGGACCACCGCCCGCTGGAGGGCTTCGTCTACGCGATCACGCCGTTCAACTTCTCGGCGATCGCGGCCAACCTGCCCACCGCGCCCGCCCTGATGGGCAATGTGGTGGTCTGGAAGCCGTCCCCGACGCAGACCCACGCCGCCGTGCTGCTGATGCAGCTGCTGGAGGAGGCCGGGCTGCCCAAGGGCGTCATCAACCTGGTCACCGGTGACGGCATCGCGGTCTCCGAGGTGGCCCTTGAGCACCGTGACCTCGCCGGCATCCACTTCACCGGCTCGACCAAGACCTTCCAGTACCTGTGGAAGACGGTCGGCAACAACATCGAGAAGTACCGCTCCTACCCGCGCCTGGTCGGCGAGACCGGCGGCAAGGACTTCGTGGTCGCGCACCCGAGCGCTGACCGTGCGGTGCTGAAGACGGCCCTGACCCGCGGTTCCTTCGAGTACCAGGGCCAGAAGTGCTCGGCGTCCTCCCGGGCGTACATCCCGGCGTCGATCTGGAACTCCGGCTTCAAGGAGGAGTTCGCCGCCGAGGTCGACGGGCTGACCATGGGCGATGTCACCGACCTGTCGAACTTCATCGGCGCCGTCATCGACGACCGCTCCTTCGCCAAGAACAAGGCCGCGATCGACCGCGCGCGGCAGGACCCGTCCTGCACGATCGTCGCGGGCGGCACCTACGACGACTCGGTCGGCTACTTCGTGCGCCCGACCGTCATCGAGTGCACCGACCCGGAGAACGAGGTCTTCCGGACGGAGTACTTCGGCCCGATCCTCGCGGTGTACGTCTACGACGACAGCTCCGCCGAGAAGTACGACGAGATGCTGACCCAGATGGAGTCGGTGTCGGACTACGCCCTCACCGGCGCGGTCATCGCCAACGACCGTGCCGCGGCGGCCCACACGATGGAGAAGCTGCGCTACGCGGCCGGCAACTTCTACATCAACGACAAGTCGACCGGCGCCGTGGTCGGCCAGCAGCCCTTCGGCGGCGGCCGTGCCTCCGGCACCAACGACAAGGCGGGCGCCCCGCAGAACCTGCTGCGCTGGACCCTGGCCCGCGCCATCAAGGAGTCCCTGGTGTCGCCGACCGACTACGGCTACCCGCACATGGGCTGA